In a genomic window of Helianthus annuus cultivar XRQ/B chromosome 10, HanXRQr2.0-SUNRISE, whole genome shotgun sequence:
- the LOC110880766 gene encoding uncharacterized protein LOC110880766 — translation MPNKYVMKRWTKDMVPNELNATFDVKVDDKDEQHKAKRIAREIIYTGEYLVSNLISDLDLLVLVRDQMKQIKEKVDQSRITKQLDPKFDRFSKHIGYQQPVTNAPPTVRVTAGHDIRTCEILKGKQQKKMKGVQIEKDPRHKANEVEDDEEEDEFEDYNGGSDDDSEEDEWEEVSDEED, via the exons atgccaaacaaatatgttatgaAGAGATGGACAAAGGATATGGTTCCGAATGAATTAAACGCGACGTTCGATGTAAAGGTGGATGATAAGGATGAGCAACACAAGGCTAAACGGATTGCTCGCGAAATCATCTACACTGGGGAGTATTTGGTTAGCAATTTGATTTCCGACCTTGATCTACTTGTTTTAGTAAGGGATCAAATGAAGCAGATTAAAGAAAAAGTTGATCAGAGTCGTATAACCAAGCAGCTTGATCCAAAGTTTGACCGGTTTTCAAAGCATATTGGTTACcaacaaccagtaactaatgcACCTCCTACTGTCCGTGTGAcggctg GTCATGATATTCGGACTTGCGAGATACTTAAAGGCAAACaacaaaagaagatgaagggaGTCCAGATTGAAAAAGATCCCAGGCATAAAGCTAACGAGGTcgaagatgatgaagaggaagatgagtTTGAAGATTACAATGGAGGTAGTGATGATGACAGTGAAGAAGATGAGTGGGAGGAGGTGTCAGATGAGGAAGATTAA
- the LOC110880767 gene encoding protein FAR1-RELATED SEQUENCE 5-like — protein MRKRYGGFENVGATVDDCKNFRTRINSYIGEYDADMVINWLTDKKQYLVDFSFEYSVDDDKRLTGLFWADGLFKHNFMEFGDVISFDATFKTNKYMMVFVPFTGIDNHCRNVTLGAGLLASESIDSYKWLLNSFVKSFGRQPKVVVTDQDPAMKQAIKEVISTSGHRLCMWHIIKKVADKVGHELCNNDDFKRRMCDIVWTDSIEPEEFERQWKLVMIEYGLTQNKWIDDMFAMRYMCIPAFYRHEPMSGLMRTTSRSESENHFFCQVANSQLTLVEFVNHFDGAMDVQRFNHRKNDHISRYTEPDDWSKTTLEKDAAKIYTKSIFFEQ, from the exons atgaggaaacgttatGGTGGTTTCGAGAATGTTGGCGCCACGGTCGATGATTGCAAAAACTTTAGGACTCGAATTAACAGCTATATAGGAGAATATGACGCTGACATGGTGATCAATTGGTTGACCGACAAAAAACAGTATTTAGTTGATTTTTCGTTTGAATATTCTGTTGACGACGACAAACGGTTAACTGGTTTGTTCTGGGCCGATGGGTTATTCAAGCATAACTTTATGGAGTTCGGGGATGTGATATCATTCGAtgcaactttcaagacaaacaa GTACATGATGGTGTTTGTTCCGTTCACTGGAATTGACAACCACTGTCGAAATGTAACCCTTGGAGCTGGGTTGTTGGCATCGGAGAGCATTGACTCTTATAAATGGCTTCTCAATTCATTCGTAAAGTCATTTGGACGGCAGCCAAAGGTTGTAGTGACGGACCAAGACCCTGCGATGAAACAGGCTATTAAGGAGGTTATTTCTACCAGCGGACACAgattgtgcatgtggcacataataaaaaaagtggcagataag GTTGGACACGAGTTGTGCAATAATGATGATtttaaaaggaggatgtgcgaTATTGTATGGACCGATTCCATTGAGCCTGAAGAATTTGAGAGACAGTGGAAGTTAGTGATGATTGAGTACGGTCTCACACAAAATAAATGGATCGATGATATGTTTGCGATGAGATACATGTGTATTCCGGCTTTTTACCGGCATGAGCCCATGTCTGGACTCATGCGAACAACTTCGAGATCAGAGAGCGAGAATCATTTTTTTTGCCAGGTGGCAAATTCACAACTCACTCTTGTAGAGTTTGTGAATCATTTTGACGGTGCAATGGATGTCCAAAGGTTCAATCACAGAAAgaatgatcatatttcaagatatactgagccTGATGATTGGAGCAAAACTACtttggaaaaagatgctgctaagatATACACCAAGTCTATATTCTTTGAGCAGTAA